The window GAAAACATAAAAAGTACGACTTGTTTCTCAAGCAGGCTTTTGCCTGTTTGAGCCATGATCCATGCAGTTTGCAGAGACTCAAAGACAACGGCATTAAGGATCGTTGATGAGTGTTTTTAACCCTGTGATGCAAGCTCATAAATCACAATAAATCTATTGAAAAATTATCTGGAATTATCTGGAATTTTTATAAAAATTAAAATTAATTACTGATTAATATCAGCATGTTATTCATGTGTTTTTTTTAATTTAAAAAAGTGGCCAGCTAGTTGCAGAAAGGTATCCGAAACCAAAATCATGGTGATTTAGGAATAAACCTAACTTTAGGAGGAATATGAGAGTGATAACCTTTATGAAATGGCTATCAATGATTGTCATGGCAAGTATGCTGTTTGCGGCTTGCAGTGAGTTGAATCCAACAGATAAAAATTCAGCACAAAGTGAAAATAAAATAACAGCGGCTGTCGAAAAATCCGCTGAAGAAGCCACTGAAGTTGATGTTACGATTCAATTAACCATGCCAGGTTCGGCAGTATCTAAATTGGCACGAGCTGGGTTCGCTGATGTGACCTCTGTCAAAGTCAGTGTAAAACAGGGTTCTACCTTTAGAGTGGAAAATCAGGAATTCACTAAAAATGGTAACACTTGGGAAGGTACCCTAGCCAAAATGCCAGTGGGAATCGAACTGAGTTTTATCGCCAAAGCCTATAACGGAACAACAGAAGTATTCAACGGCATGACCGTGACTACTTTGGCTGCGAGCGTGACATCTGTTTCAATCACCCTGGCCACCTCTGAAGGAACCAAGACGGTCAAGTTCCCCAAAGTTGAACAAATCAGTCGTACGGCTGCTGGTGTCGAATCCGGAAATACCAGTCAGATCAACTTCTTTCTTTCCGGTTCATTTGGAGAAGCACTGCAATGGGACATCCTGGGAACAGCCGGAAGTTTTACCCCGAGTTCAGGGACTGTAACACTTGAAGGCACCAGCGCCAAACTGGTTGTTGATTTTACAGCGCCTACCACAGCCGGTGTTTATACCCATTCATTCCGTTTGACCAACACTCAGGGAAATTCAATCAAAGTTGTGTTTAACACTACCATTATTGGTTTAGGTGACGCGAATGTTTCCTTGTACTTCAATCCTTCAATTGAAAATCTGGCATCCCAGCGAGTTGGTGACAATATCATCCTGGAAGCGACTGTGACTGATGACAAAGCGTTGAGCAACCTGAATTACAGTTGGACTTTCAGTGGCGACGCAACCCGCTTTGCCAATCCAACCGTGAATCCCGCTCAACTGACTGGTTATACCACCAATGATGCCGGAATGATTGAACTGGTTGTGACAGATGCCGATGGTGGAAGCTCCACTCTGCAATATAACCTGTCCAAAGAACAATTCCCCAATGATGATGTGCTGGTTGTGGATATTGGCAAGGAAACCATTGGCAAAGGCGGCGGACCTTACACCAACGAATCATGGGCCTCCATGCAGACAAAAATCTTCTCCACATGTACCGGATGTCATGGTGGCGGAAGCCCAACCATGGGACTTTCATGGGAAGCGACCAAGTATGACGAAGTTGTAACCGCTGGTAAAATGTCGACTGCCGGAATTCCGTATATCGCTCCCGGAAATCCTGATGGAAGTTACGCTGTACAAAAAATTGAAGGTGCCGGTGCGAATTACGGTGGTTCCAGAATGCCATTGGGCGGCCCAAACGTATCTGATGCTAATGTCGCTCTGCTGAGAGAGTGGATCCTGGCCGGTGCCAATTTTGAAGCAAAACCAGAACCTGCTGGACCAACCACTTCAGAAACCTGGACAACCATGCAAACCGATGTGTTTTCAAAATGTACCGGATGTCATGGTGGCGGAAGCCCAACCATGGGACTTTCATGGGAAGCCAGCAAATATGATGAAGTTGTTACCAACGCAAAGGTTTCTACAGCCGGAATTCCATACATCGCAGTGGGTGATGTCGCTTCTTCCTACCTGATTCAGAAACTTGAAGGTGCTGGTCCAAATTTCAGCGGTTCAAAAATGCCTCTAGGTGGCTCAATTGATCAAGCGACCATTGATCGTGTCAAAGAATGGATTGCCGCAGGCGCTCCTCAATAATTGATCAACAAGAGAGATACCCTCGGGTATCTCTCCTTTTTACCTTTAGTGTCAAATATTCAATCAACAGGTTTGTTACTTCAGCCAAGAGGACTTATGAAAATGGGACTTATAGGAATTGTACTCATGTCATTCATGATGATTTCTTGTGCGGATATTTATGAGCCGAATGAACTTACGCGTACTTTGGACGTGATTCCAAATACAGAAGATTCCGGCACAGTTCAGAAAAAAGAATTTGTAGACATCAGTGTTAAAATTAATTTGATTCAGGGCATGAATCGAAATGCTCGAAGTTTTTCAGATGTGACAAATGTCAAAGTGAGTGTCAAGGATGGTTCCACTTTCAGAATTGAAAACCAGGCTTTCACAAAAAATAACAATGTCTGGGAAGGAACTCTGGCACAGATTCCAGTTCTCAAAGAACTGACTTTTATAACCAGCGCGACAGATGCTTCAGGAAATGAATTGTTCAATAGTTCAACCAATTACACTCTACAATCAGAATCAAGCAGCATCAGTCTCTCGCTTAAAATGAGTAATGACGGCGATACCTACAAGTTGCCCAAAATTGAGCAAATCAGCCGTCCAACCACAATTCCTGCTGGTACAACCAAACCCGTCAATTTTTATGTATCAGGCACTTTCAATGAAACCCTGACATGGACAATTGAAAGTCAAACAGGCACGTTTTCATCAACGACTGGAACGATCACACTGGAAGGAACGCTGGGACTTGTATCCCTGCAATTTCAATCACCAGAAACGATTGGGGCGTTTCAGCACAGTATCCGTGTTGTTAACAGTGACGGCAACGCGATCAAAGCGATGTTTGATACGTCGATCGTTGACACCTGGAAAACAATCCAGTCTAGTATCTTTGGTACCTGTGTGAGTTGCCATAACAACACCACAGACGCATCGGGGAATGGTCTCAGTTTTGCGCTGGATCGCTATACAACACTGGTCAATAATCGGCAGATTTCATCAAGAGCGTTGCCATACATTGATTCCAGAAAGAGCAAAAATTCTTACGTCATTCAAAAATTACAGGGAAGCGGAAGTTTATACACAGGCGCTCGAATGCCGAAAAATGGGCCATACCTTTCAGCCGCTCAGATTACACGATTGACAGACTGGATTAATGCAGGAGCGATTGATGTAAATGGCGATGCGGCGGCTCCTAACAATTACCCAGTGGGTTCCTGGATGTATGTTCAATCAAAAGTATTTCAAATATGTACTGCGTGCCATACCGATAATGCTATTTTCCCGGTTGCCAATCCAGTGGATGGCGGTTTTTTTAACAGCAAACCCAAAGGTATTTCCTTTGACCCTGACAAGTATTTCAGTGTCGTGAATGACTCAACAGTCAGGCCTTATGAACCCAATAACAGTAAGGCATGGACACGTGTTATTGAGACCGATGTGGACAAAAGAATGCCCTATGGGATGCCCGCATTAAGTGCTGAACAGAAACAGATCATGAAAGACTGGATCAACGCTGGCGCAAAGAAAAAATAACAGGGGTCACATAACGCCGGAAGACATGGTCAGGATTTCATGAATTTCTCTGGCCAGTTTTTCAAAATTAACAGGTTTCATAAAAAATTTCCGGATTCCTGTTTTGAGGATGGCTGTTTCATCAATCATGTCGCTGTATCCGGTCAACAAAATTATCGGGATATTCTGTCTTATTTTGAGTAGTTGTATGCTGAGCCGGATTCCATCTGTCATCGGCATGGTTTGATCGGTAAGAACCAGATCAAATTTTTCTGGAAATTGACGAAAATGAGCCAGAGCTTTGTCCGCGTCTGACATGGCTGTTACTTCATAGCCGTAAGCTTCCAGCGACACTTTAAACATTCTGGCGATAGATTCTTCATCATCAATCATTAATAATCTTCCATCCCCGTGAGGATGCTCTGATTCGGACGATTCATAAGTCAGGACGGGAACCTCGCAGGCTGGAAAATACATGCTGATGGTTGTACCGGAGCCGGGCACGCTGTCCACCTTGATTGCTCCACCATGGCGTTTGATAATCCCGTGAACAATGGATAACCCCAGGCCACTGCCTTTGCCAACTTCTTTGGTGGTGAAAAAAGGCTCAAAAATGTGTTCCATAACATCCGGTACTATCCCGGATCCGGTATCCCCCACTTTTAACACTACGAATTCCCCCACACCCAGTCCGGCATGATCCTGTGAATCGTGAGAAATCGTGATTTTTTGGAGTGTCACAATAATCACACCAATATTCCCGGCAATGGCATGTGCGGAATTGTTGAGCAAATTCAACATGACTTGATGAATCTGGGTGGCATCGCCCATGATATTTCCGCAATCCTCATCAATTGTTTGCAGAATATCGATGGTTTTGGGAAGAGTCGCGCGCATCATCCTGATGGATTCTCTGATGATCGGAGTGATTGGCAACGATTTATGCTCGGTTGAGGCGGGTCTACTGAATGTCAGCAATTGTTCTACCAGATCACGGGCCCGATTTCCCGCCACCCGTATTTCATCCAGACAATCATGAATGAAGTCATCTGAAACCTTTTTCAGTGCGACATGGGTATAACCTGAAATAATCTGGATAATATTGTTGAATTCATGAGCAATTCCTCCAGCCAGTGTTCCAACAGCTTCCAGTTTTTGTGATTGCATCAATTGCTGTTCCAGTGCGAGTTCTTTGGTAATGTCATATTGAACACCTACATAATTGGTGATTTGCCCGATTGAATTTCTGATCGGTGATATCGTCATCACACCTTCGTACAAGGTGCCGTCTTTTCTCTTGTTGGTCAACCGTCGACTCCAGATTTCGCCCTGGCTGATGCTATTCCACATTTCCGCGTAAAAAGAATCATCCTGTTTATGACTTCGGAGAATTCGGGGAGTGCATCCAATCGCTTCATTCGAGGAATACCCCGTCATGCGTTCAAAGGCTGAATTCACATATTCGATGGTTCCTGATGAGTTAGTGATAATTATGGTTTCCGCCGATTGTTGAACTACGGTGCTGAGCAGTGTTTTCTCATGCTCCACCTGTTTTTGAGTGGTGATATTGCGTACCATTACTAAAAGTCTGGAAAATTGATTGGAGGCATCAGTTTCAGGTATCAGATGCAACTCAAAAAACTGTTTTTCAGCGGAAATACAGGGGAACAAAAGTTGAATGATTCGGGGTTTTCCGGAGTCAATGACATCACGGCTATTTTGCTCCCAATACTCGAGTTCAGGACCATCCAATCCGAGTTCTCGATTTGTTTTGCCAATCATCATGTCAGGGGTGAAATGACTGATTGTTTTCACCCTGTCATTGATGTAAATATATCTCATATCTCTGTCAAACCAGGCTATAATATCCGGAAGACTGTTCATCAGTTCCTTAAAACCTGACTCATCCCTGAATTCTTGAGTTTCTATGGATTCTTGTGAACTGAGCGTATTCCGATTTGGATTCATTGTTTTACCTTTCATAATATGTTGGCTATCACTCCATTTCATAGCGGATTTGCGTTTGCCATGCCATAGAATTCAACGACCCACCTCCGGTGGGTGCGAAGCAGAGCTTCTCCTGGTGGATAACCTACCCCACGGGACGTAGGGCACGAGCAAACTTTTACAACTTATTCTTTTGCAATTCCTTTGGGTCAAGAGGACACGGAACTGAGTGGGGGTCTGGTCTAAGACAAATCGAGGAAAACTTTTTTCGGGGAAATTGGAGGCGACGACCGGATTTGAACCGGTGTACGAGGTTTTGCAGACCTCTGCCTGACCGCTCGGCCACATCGCCTTAAGGTAAGTCGGGGAAGATACCCAACCATTTGTATATATTCAAGCAGAAAATCAGATTTTTTAAAACCAGTCCACTTGATACAATTAGGCTTACTTCACCCTGGACCAAAACAGAAAGCCCAAGCCCAGAACGATGCTGAGAAGAGCGAAGAAAGAAATAGCAATTGGGCTGTTAGAACTCAATGCCAGCAGAAAATTGATCAGACTGGGGCCAACAACATGGCCACCGCGTTCCAGAAAAACATAGGTGGCAGAAATTGTTTTTTCACCATAGGTCACGGCTGATGGTGTTTTGGAAATATGTGTCATGACAGGCGCAGCCAGAAGACCATTGGAAATGCCTGCCAGCAACAAGCACAGGATGATCGTGTAGGTGTTGATGTTTGCAATTTCGGTAGAGGCAAGAAAGCCGTTGAACTCAAGCGCCATATTTGAAAGTGAACTGATTCCAGGCAGAATACTGGTGACCGTGTGATCCACACCAATAAAACCCAGAATAAACATTCCAACCCCGCCAATCAAAGCACTTAGAAACAGTACCATTTTAGTATTAC is drawn from SAR324 cluster bacterium and contains these coding sequences:
- a CDS encoding PAS domain S-box protein; amino-acid sequence: MNPNRNTLSSQESIETQEFRDESGFKELMNSLPDIIAWFDRDMRYIYINDRVKTISHFTPDMMIGKTNRELGLDGPELEYWEQNSRDVIDSGKPRIIQLLFPCISAEKQFFELHLIPETDASNQFSRLLVMVRNITTQKQVEHEKTLLSTVVQQSAETIIITNSSGTIEYVNSAFERMTGYSSNEAIGCTPRILRSHKQDDSFYAEMWNSISQGEIWSRRLTNKRKDGTLYEGVMTISPIRNSIGQITNYVGVQYDITKELALEQQLMQSQKLEAVGTLAGGIAHEFNNIIQIISGYTHVALKKVSDDFIHDCLDEIRVAGNRARDLVEQLLTFSRPASTEHKSLPITPIIRESIRMMRATLPKTIDILQTIDEDCGNIMGDATQIHQVMLNLLNNSAHAIAGNIGVIIVTLQKITISHDSQDHAGLGVGEFVVLKVGDTGSGIVPDVMEHIFEPFFTTKEVGKGSGLGLSIVHGIIKRHGGAIKVDSVPGSGTTISMYFPACEVPVLTYESSESEHPHGDGRLLMIDDEESIARMFKVSLEAYGYEVTAMSDADKALAHFRQFPEKFDLVLTDQTMPMTDGIRLSIQLLKIRQNIPIILLTGYSDMIDETAILKTGIRKFFMKPVNFEKLAREIHEILTMSSGVM